In Budorcas taxicolor isolate Tak-1 chromosome 16, Takin1.1, whole genome shotgun sequence, the following are encoded in one genomic region:
- the SPATA45 gene encoding spermatogenesis-associated protein 45, with protein sequence MLSVNRNREIIKKLKIDKRLLEEINERRESNCLVERSNQVSLLRAQKRHFHGAYKSLTHDQVKKPVPDSDRSSWVKLSLFVHKEKRHFPPKNNAIFG encoded by the exons ATGCTATCTGTAAACAGAAACcgtgaaataattaaaaaacttaaaatagacaAACGTCTCCTGGAGGAGATAAACGAAAGGCGAGAATCCAACTGCCTGGTGGAAAGAAGCAATCAAGTCAGCTTATTGAGAGCTCAAAAGAGGCATTTCCATGGTGCCTACAAGTCCCTTACTCACGACCAGGTCAAAAAACCTGTTCCCGACAGTGACAGGAGCTCCTGGGTCAAACTGAGCCTCTTCGTTCACAAGGAGAAAAGGCACTTTCCACCAAAAA ataatgcCATATTTGGATAG